The genomic stretch ACCCCGGCGGCCAGGCGCTCGACGACGAACTGCGGCCGGGCGCCCAGCTCGGCGGGCACCTGCTCGGCGAGCAGCCACAGGCCGCCGGGGCGCCGGTCGGTGTTGGTGACCTCCAGCAGCACGGAGGCGTCGTCGCCGCGGGGCACCCGGCCGGGGGTGACCGAGCGGCGGGAGGCCAGCCGGAAACGCTGCCGGGCCACCCCGACCGCGGAGAGCACCGGGAGGGCGAGGACGAACAGCGCCAGCTGGAGCAGCGTCCGCTCGCCGAGGAGCGCGCCCAGCAGCGCCAGGGTGACCCCGGCGGCGACCAGGCAGCGGCCGCGCAGGGTCAGGGAGGAGACGGCGTCGCCGATCCGGGTGCGTGCCACCGGGTGACCTCGGGGGGTGTCGGGCTCAGCGGCCGCGGGCCGGGACGGTGGCGAGCAGGTCGGTGACCACCCGCTGGGTGTCCCGGCGGGCCATCGCGGCGTCCTGGCTGAGCAGCAGCCGGTGGGCGAGCACCGGCACCGCCATCGCCTGGACGTCGTCGGGGAGCACGTGGTCGCGCCCGGCCAGCGCGGCGGTGGCCCGGGCGGCGCGCAGCAGCTGCAGACCGGCCCGGGGGGAGGCGCCCAGCCGCAGGTCGGGGGAGCGGCGGGTGGCCTCCACCAGCGCCACGACGTAGCGGCGCAGCGGTTCGGCGACGTGCAGCCGGCCGACGGCGGCGACCAGGGCGCGGACGCCCGCGGCGTCGATGACCGGGGTGAGGTCGCCCAGCGGGTCGGTGCTGGACCGCTCGTCGAGCATGGCCAGCTCCGCGTCCCGGTCCGGGTAGCCCATCGAGACGCGGGCGGTGAACCGGTCGCGCTGGGCCTCGGGGAGGGGGTAGGTGCCCTCCATCTCCAGCGGGTTCTGGGTGGCCACCACCATGAACGGCCGGGCCAGCTCGTAGGTGACCCCGTCGACGGTGACCTGCCGCTCCTCCATGCACTCCAGCAGGGCCGACTGGGTCTTGGGCGAGGCACGGTTGATCTCGTCGGCGACCACGACGTTGGCGAAGACGGCCCCGGGCTTGAACTCGAAGGCG from Modestobacter roseus encodes the following:
- a CDS encoding AAA family ATPase, whose protein sequence is MAAAGAQLAASISRVVEGKPDVVRLALAVLLAEGHLLIEDVPGVGKTTLAKALARSIDGTVRRIQFTPDLLPSDVTGVAVYDQESRAFEFKPGAVFANVVVADEINRASPKTQSALLECMEERQVTVDGVTYELARPFMVVATQNPLEMEGTYPLPEAQRDRFTARVSMGYPDRDAELAMLDERSSTDPLGDLTPVIDAAGVRALVAAVGRLHVAEPLRRYVVALVEATRRSPDLRLGASPRAGLQLLRAARATAALAGRDHVLPDDVQAMAVPVLAHRLLLSQDAAMARRDTQRVVTDLLATVPARGR